TGGCAATTAATTCTGGTGTGTATAAAGCCGCTGCTAGACTAATAGCCAACATCACATAGATATCATAGGAAGGTTTGATATCTGCCTTTTTTGAGCTACTTCCTAATGGTAATTGCAGATGTAATTTATCTTGCAAACCAATCCGCAGAATATCAGAATCAATGTTTAAGTCTGTTTTATTCGCCCCAGAACGAGAACTAACTAACCAAATATCAGGTATTTGCTTAAATCTATTTTCGGCGTTGATATTTAGTTTAATATAACGTCTACCTTGTTCATTTTGACGAAGTTCATAATTACTAAATCCGACTACAGGTAATAAATTTTCCCATTCATCAATAGTGATTTCTGGCTTACCTACATAATGAGGAGGTTCAGCATAAGCCACAAAACCATAAGATACTCCTGTTCTGCCATTAACGATGACATTAACAATGTCTCTATGGGATTTTCTTTTAATAACTTCATCTAATTTAAATCCAGCCGGAAATAAACCTGTAGATGCTAATTCTTGCCCTAATTTTACCAGCTTTTCGGCATAGTTTGATAAATGAGGATTATATTCTCCTAGTTCAAAGCGACTAATTAATAATGGAGTAATGGGGACAAATACTTTAGGAATAAGTGATTTTAAAGCAAAGTTTTCCATGTCACTAGGAGCAAATTTAGAATCAGAAAGATTCATATTTAGAATCGAAAATTTTTCATCAGATACACCAATAACAATTTCTGAAAAAGTTTTAACTAATGTATTGATACCAATGCGAATTTTTTCTGCATAAGGTGTGAGTGGATTAACAAATTCATCATCTATATCAGTGAGAATTACTACTTGTGTATTTGTCGGATCTTCCACATATTTGGCAGCATGATCTTCAGCCCAACTACTTAATTTCGCAATTTGTATAACGGACATTTGCTGTTTTTCTTTTAGCCATGTATAAGATAACTTATACCAAGTTTCAGCCACAAATATTCCTAATTTTCTTAACCATGAATTTGGTCTTTCTACATCTATCACAGCATCAATATCTGCTCTAACTCCTGGCATTTTTAAAGATTTGTGCAAATTGATAATGGGAATTTTAATAGTATGTTTTAATTCAGTTGTGGCTTCTTTCCAGGGAATCACCTTGACTCCATGCTTTTGGAGATAGAACATTAGTTGTTGCCGAAATCTCACAATAACGTGATTATAGTAATTATCAGGTAAGGGTCTAAAGGTAATTTTTAAGTTTTCAGCCATGAACTGAGGATTAATAATGGGCGGTTGATATCCTGTGGGTGATTCTCCAGAAAAGCCACCAACTAATTTACCAATAGTTTGTAAACTAATACCTTGAATTAAAGGTTCATGAGCATAGTTACTAGTAACATTCATTTCTTGGATTAATGCTAAAATATCTTCTTTGTATGTGGCTATTTCTATTTGTATTTCTGGAGTAATTACTCCTTTGGGAGAACGAATATTAAGTTTGCTATTTTCTGCCCAAAATAGTACACCTTGTTGAGTGAGTTTTGCTAAAATTTCCGCTGCGTTCATAATAAAATTTTCCCTATTTAAAAATAAGAAGTTAGGAAAGAGGACACCTAGCTGAATTAGGGTTGTCCTAATCTAGCGAAGTGTCCCAATAATCAAGGAGGAAAAACTGGTTTGTCAGTAATTAAACAGATTTTGTAGAGGTTATATCTGGATAATTTCTGACTGGGAATTTTCTAATTCTTCAGATAGTCTGAGAGAAAGTTCTTCAATGGTGGGATAATACCAAAGATGGATAAGTGATAATTTAAATCCCAAAAATTTTTCGGCTTTACTGGCGATAACTATGGTTTGTGCTGAGTCTAAACCGTAACTATCCAAAGGTTCACGAATATTTATTTCTTCTGGGTTAACTCCCAGTAAAGAGGAAATTTCAGAAACTAACCAAGCTTGAATTTTAGTAGCGTTATCTTGGTTATCAGGTTGAAAATTAGAGAGCTGATTATTCATTTATGTACCTCCCGGTATTAAGTAATGAGATGAAATTTCCATAATATAAGCGATACAATTATCAACAAGTTTTTCCATGGTGGAGCGATTAAGTGAAGGTTGTGAAAAGACAAAGTTTAGAGTCATTTTTTCTTGAAAGGTAGCAGCATGAACAATAAACATCCCTGCATATAACCCATGAGAACCAACAAAACTGATTTCTTCTAGTTCTAATTCACCATAAGTATGGGGAATATTGACTTTACCAACATTGGAAACTGAAACTGTAGCAGATACTTGATTGGGGAATAGCAAAGAAAAATTTATCAACTGTTTAGCGAGAAATATCATTTGAAAAATTTCTCCTTTTTTAATTTTCGTATTCAGATTATGTTTGACTTTTCGCGCTAATTCCCAAAAAGCTATATTATTGGTAATGCTATAAAATCCCAGTAAAGACGCTGCTAAAACCGTCATATTTTCTTCACTAATTTCCGGTTGTAACCGTCTTCTTAAATCAAGATATGATAAACAACTAACTCGAATATTATCTTCATAGCTTTTAGTAAGTTGTTTGGATACTGTCAACATTAGTACCGCACATAAAGCACTTTGTACTGTAGTATTTTCTTGTCTGCATTGTTGAATAAACTGTTGTGTTGATTCTTCGCTAAGTTGTCTATGAATGATTTCGCAACGACGCTGAGAAATGGGAACATATTTTTCTACTCTTAATGTTTTTGGTTGATTCCAGTATTTTTGAAATGCGAGATTTAATAATAAAAGAATTCTACCTAGCTTTCCTTGAAAAGTATTTGTCCATGCAGGTAATAGTTTTTCAATGGGTGGGAGTGCTTCTAAAGTAGTAACGGCTGGAATAGATTTACCTTCAGTAATTTTTTGATAATAGGTGAGAATTTCTGAGTGAAGTTGGATGCTTGATAAACCGTCTGTAATAGCATGATGTGTAGTTGTAATTAGATAATTGATATTCTGCTGGTTTAATATTTTTATAAGTACAACTCGCACCAAGTATTTATTACTATCAATTACCTGATTCATTTCGGCGTTAACAACTGCTTCCCATTCCTGAATTTCTTTAATATTAACAACTTCTAGAGGAAGTTTTCCTATATCTTTAGACTGATAATAGTAAGATTTTTTAGAGTTAATAATGTGAGAATTAAGCGCAGGATGACGATACTGAATAATATCTAAAGACCGTCTGAGAATTGTTTCTTGAATATTTCCTTGAATTCGGCTAATAGTAACTAAGTTCCATGTTTTAGCTCGTTGATTCAGGGTTTCCATTGTTTCTTCTAGCTGTCCTAATTTTCTATTTATAGTCATATTTATGAAGATAGATAATTAATTTTTATGTTGCGTTGTTGCTTAAATCAATCTACTTATTAATTAATTTGTGGTGGGCAATGCCCACCCTACTAAATATTTCACCAATCAAATATAGCGGTATGCACTTGAATGAGGTAAATCATAGCCCCCTCATCGCTTGCGGGGAGGGGGTTGGGGGTGGGGTTCTTGTATCTCACTCAACTGAGAAACCCTATAGAATTGTTGGATACTGGATGATATTGACTGAATTCTTCTGGCATTTGTAACCCTTGAATTTTTAAGTTTTGAATGCGATATAAATATGCTGCTCCTGTCATAATTTGATCAGCTATATCAACTACTCGACGATTTTTGATATCAGCTAAATAAGAATCACGTACCCAATTATTAAAACTTCCCATTGCTGGTCCACACCAAATTTGATAATCAATTTCTCGACCTTTTTCCCCAGTATTTGACCACCGGGAAGATAATCCTAAATACCAGCGAAATATTAATGCCATTTTTAATTTAGGATTGTTGGCTGCTTTGCTTAATTTTTCAGGGTTACGTTGAGATAAATAATTTGATGTTTCTTGCCAAATTTCGGCAATTGTTTTTCTCAGAATTTGTTTTTCTAATTTTTCTATTTCATCTGGGGGAATTTCAGCAAATGAATTATAATTTTTATATAATTCTCCTAATTTTTGAGCGCGGAGGGGGAAGAGTTCCCCGTTTAAGAACTTGCAATTTTACGCCCATTTCAAACATATCAGCCGCTGGAGCCATCATTACATCTGTCATTTCTGCTTCAGCTAGGAGCTTTTTAGTATGTTCAGAAGTTCCGGCTTCAATGCAAGATTGATTAATAGAACCAGTGACAATATAAGCTGCACCCATCATTAAAGCTGCTAGTGCTGATTGGGGTGTAGAAATTCCCCCAGCTACACCGATTCTGACAGGGTTTTCATAACCATATTTGCGTTGAATTTCGTCTCTTAATTCTAAGATAGAAGGCAATAAACAAACTAAGGGACGATTATCTGTATGTCCTCCTGAATCGGCTTCTACGGTAATATCATCAGCCATAGGAATTTTAGCGGCAAGATTAGCTTGCAATTCAGTAATTAATCCTTGTTGAACTAATTGGTTAAGAATTTTTGTGGGTGCGGGTTCGAGAAATTTAATGGCAACTTCTCGACGGGAAACTTTGGCGATGATTTTATTTTTGATTTCGATTTCATTCGCTGAATTTAAACTCAGTCCAGCGGCTCGATAGTAGACTATATTATCACTTAAATCTAAGAATGCTGAGGCTTCAATTATTCTAATTTGATGTTGTAAATACAAATCAATTGAACGACGTTCAATAGCGGGTTCACTAGGACTATGAAGTAAGTTAAAAGCAAAGGATTTGTGCTGTAAAGCTTGTTTGATTTTGTGAATTGCTGTTTCTATCCGGGCAGGTGAT
The window above is part of the Dolichospermum sp. DET69 genome. Proteins encoded here:
- a CDS encoding alcohol acetyltransferase gives rise to the protein MTINRKLGQLEETMETLNQRAKTWNLVTISRIQGNIQETILRRSLDIIQYRHPALNSHIINSKKSYYYQSKDIGKLPLEVVNIKEIQEWEAVVNAEMNQVIDSNKYLVRVVLIKILNQQNINYLITTTHHAITDGLSSIQLHSEILTYYQKITEGKSIPAVTTLEALPPIEKLLPAWTNTFQGKLGRILLLLNLAFQKYWNQPKTLRVEKYVPISQRRCEIIHRQLSEESTQQFIQQCRQENTTVQSALCAVLMLTVSKQLTKSYEDNIRVSCLSYLDLRRRLQPEISEENMTVLAASLLGFYSITNNIAFWELARKVKHNLNTKIKKGEIFQMIFLAKQLINFSLLFPNQVSATVSVSNVGKVNIPHTYGELELEEISFVGSHGLYAGMFIVHAATFQEKMTLNFVFSQPSLNRSTMEKLVDNCIAYIMEISSHYLIPGGT
- a CDS encoding non-ribosomal peptide synthase; protein product: MNAAEILAKLTQQGVLFWAENSKLNIRSPKGVITPEIQIEIATYKEDILALIQEMNVTSNYAHEPLIQGISLQTIGKLVGGFSGESPTGYQPPIINPQFMAENLKITFRPLPDNYYNHVIVRFRQQLMFYLQKHGVKVIPWKEATTELKHTIKIPIINLHKSLKMPGVRADIDAVIDVERPNSWLRKLGIFVAETWYKLSYTWLKEKQQMSVIQIAKLSSWAEDHAAKYVEDPTNTQVVILTDIDDEFVNPLTPYAEKIRIGINTLVKTFSEIVIGVSDEKFSILNMNLSDSKFAPSDMENFALKSLIPKVFVPITPLLISRFELGEYNPHLSNYAEKLVKLGQELASTGLFPAGFKLDEVIKRKSHRDIVNVIVNGRTGVSYGFVAYAEPPHYVGKPEITIDEWENLLPVVGFSNYELRQNEQGRRYIKLNINAENRFKQIPDIWLVSSRSGANKTDLNIDSDILRIGLQDKLHLQLPLGSSSKKADIKPSYDIYVMLAISLAAALYTPELIANGAPIVHFHGYPDFDWFQENEYCVGVNNPSVPCGTYESGVFNFLGIADLGEQIINDVNLISLVEPDHGTNFIASDLEYLVTRLKAGCVTGQIELGGKNFPSLKNRSVA
- a CDS encoding acyl carrier protein — translated: MNNQLSNFQPDNQDNATKIQAWLVSEISSLLGVNPEEINIREPLDSYGLDSAQTIVIASKAEKFLGFKLSLIHLWYYPTIEELSLRLSEELENSQSEIIQI